The Flaviramulus sp. BrNp1-15 genome has a window encoding:
- a CDS encoding T9SS type B sorting domain-containing protein yields the protein MRYIYYILFVLICSSNFTFSQQISVDDSVALEPLIQNNLVDGCADISNISSSVNGNSNGFASYAYFERGSSNFPFQNGIMLSTGSAASGGNAVRTPTLSEGSTAWGTDPDLEAALGITNTVNATSIEFDFISISNQFQFNYLLASEEYFGINPCQFSDGFVFLIREAGTTDPYQNIALIPGTSTPVNTNTIHDEIFGVCAAQNDQYFDGYNLGDTNYNGRTTVLTASGSIQPNVTYHIKLIIADQTDGTFDSAVFIEGDSFRILDLGEDIATCAAFASLDANIENPLASYSWYLDGSLITGAVTPTINAVQSGTYRVEVSVPVSGTNCIEEDEIIVILNTEEPINPITDYEICDDASGDETEIFDLTTKDPELINNIPFTNYVFSYHLSDADARNNLGAITVPIPNTSNPQTIYVRIDDADSDCFSYTTFDLIVNPVPNITTPTDLDICDSDDNPDGFAIIDLTQKNEEITAGNGNLLVSYHYNPLDASTGDNPIPTPYINSNTPTDLIYVRIVDTTTGCVNTTTLNVNVQISPIVNRDTQYIDACDSDLDGNASFDLTEVIDEILAGLTGVSTTFHISYADAETGDNIIADETNYQYTNAVIEPGSATLYLRIVDDATGCFSIVPFEIHTNLLLTGTDTGDFALCDNNEDSTDTLEFNLITVESFISNDLPNPIIVTFYETEEDRNNNDNPLDKSLLYEAVSPQVLYIRIEDGECVENTEITLLVNPILLFEPVEPIPYCDTDDDGITSIDLASLDDIVTGGNTNFTVTYFLDETDAENNNMANQLPPFYTNTSSIETLYARLESINSGCSSVNPFQIEIFVAPAATQPSDIVVCDNDQDGFSIVNLNDKISEIVSSTTGLDIDFFTSFEDADNDTNFIPINERDTYNTDTQTIYVRVEDNVSDTNCYAIVSFEAIINTLPIIANDIRFQVCEPNGNSTADFILPEIDLVILDGQTGKEVFYFENEIDATNGNLANAIPKDTPFNSGTRTIYVRVENITDSTCYSTSSIIIEVAPEPIYDPIIDYLVCDDDSNDGRNEFNLDEKAAEIQQTSPDVLNISFHLNYDQADSGSSPLPSTYTNVTNPQSLYIRIESDDSLCHVVEELGINIIATPDVTEVSAPLINCDANYNGITDFDLTTADFQILDRVQSNLIINYFENLTDINSNDGLDNTNEIIDPSNFDSESQTVYIKVANTLTGCYTVLDLELIVNLPPPINTIGTINICDNDTDTYDLSLINSMIVDDNSVVNISYHDLFANAESGTDPLNNTFNYTSNNHTIFIRVSDVSTGCHITSSFNLQINENPTPLTPPDLVDCDDDFDGFLEFNLSEQDSDILGTLNPSDYHVRYFNNINDAETGENALPNFYPAINEEIIYARLENNDTGCYGTTQFTTYVNPLPVIPIYDVVPMCINRLPLIIDAYTGNPDDTYLWSTGETTSQIQLNDPSQIGDYSVIVTTPNVGANDCPFTKEFSVVESEDANINFTTTVDFADPNSITVDVSGIGDYVYILDDGEPQISNVFDNVTFGIHLVTIRDLNGCNDVTTEVVVIDTPKFFTPNNDSVFDTWHIVGITEIPGTVVYIYNRYGKLLKTLPHTALGWDGTFNGQNMPADDYWFVASVLQNGENFEVKGHFALKR from the coding sequence ATGAGATATATTTACTACATCTTATTTGTACTCATTTGCAGTAGTAATTTTACTTTTTCTCAACAAATTTCTGTTGATGATTCTGTAGCTTTAGAACCACTTATTCAAAATAATTTAGTTGATGGTTGTGCTGACATTTCTAATATAAGTTCATCTGTTAATGGAAACTCAAACGGTTTTGCCAGTTATGCGTATTTTGAAAGAGGCAGCTCTAACTTCCCATTTCAAAATGGTATTATGCTTTCAACAGGTAGTGCTGCTTCGGGTGGTAATGCAGTAAGAACACCAACATTAAGTGAAGGTTCAACGGCGTGGGGAACCGATCCTGATTTAGAAGCAGCCTTAGGTATTACTAATACAGTTAATGCCACATCTATAGAATTCGATTTCATTTCAATTTCAAATCAATTCCAGTTTAATTATTTATTAGCATCCGAGGAATATTTTGGTATCAATCCATGTCAGTTTTCTGATGGGTTTGTATTTCTTATTAGAGAAGCTGGAACAACAGACCCATACCAAAATATAGCATTAATTCCTGGTACATCTACGCCTGTTAATACCAATACCATTCATGATGAAATTTTTGGTGTATGTGCGGCACAGAACGATCAATATTTTGATGGCTATAACTTAGGAGACACTAATTATAACGGAAGAACAACTGTATTAACAGCATCTGGTAGTATTCAACCTAATGTTACCTATCATATCAAACTAATAATTGCAGATCAGACCGATGGCACTTTCGACTCGGCCGTTTTTATAGAAGGCGATAGTTTTAGAATTTTAGATTTAGGGGAAGATATTGCAACTTGCGCTGCATTCGCTAGTCTAGACGCAAACATAGAAAACCCTTTAGCTTCTTATTCATGGTATTTAGACGGTAGTTTAATAACTGGGGCAGTTACTCCTACTATAAATGCTGTGCAAAGTGGAACATATAGAGTTGAAGTTTCTGTACCTGTAAGTGGCACTAATTGCATTGAAGAAGATGAAATAATAGTTATTCTTAATACAGAAGAGCCAATAAATCCTATTACCGATTATGAAATATGTGATGATGCTAGCGGTGATGAAACAGAAATATTTGACCTAACAACTAAAGACCCTGAACTAATAAATAACATTCCTTTTACAAATTATGTTTTTAGTTATCACTTATCAGATGCTGATGCAAGAAATAATTTAGGTGCTATTACAGTTCCTATTCCTAACACAAGTAACCCACAGACTATTTATGTTAGAATAGATGACGCAGATAGTGACTGTTTCTCATACACCACTTTTGATTTGATTGTAAATCCAGTTCCAAATATTACAACGCCTACTGACTTAGATATATGCGATAGTGATGATAATCCAGATGGTTTTGCAATAATAGATTTAACTCAAAAAAATGAAGAAATAACTGCTGGAAATGGTAATTTATTAGTTTCGTACCATTATAACCCTTTAGATGCAAGTACTGGTGACAATCCGATACCAACACCATATATAAATTCCAACACCCCAACAGATTTAATTTATGTTAGAATTGTTGATACTACAACGGGATGCGTAAATACAACTACTCTTAATGTAAATGTTCAAATTAGCCCTATTGTAAATAGAGACACCCAATATATTGATGCTTGTGACAGTGATTTAGATGGTAATGCCAGTTTTGATTTAACTGAAGTTATTGATGAAATTCTTGCAGGTTTAACTGGAGTTTCTACTACGTTTCATATTAGTTATGCAGATGCAGAAACTGGTGATAATATCATTGCCGATGAGACCAATTATCAATACACAAATGCAGTAATAGAACCAGGTTCTGCAACGCTTTATTTAAGAATTGTTGACGATGCAACAGGATGCTTTTCAATAGTGCCTTTTGAAATTCATACTAATTTATTATTAACAGGAACCGATACTGGTGATTTTGCCTTATGCGATAATAATGAAGACAGCACAGACACTTTAGAATTTAATTTGATTACTGTAGAAAGTTTTATTTCAAATGATTTACCTAACCCTATAATCGTGACATTTTATGAAACTGAAGAAGACAGAAATAATAATGATAACCCTTTAGATAAGTCTTTATTATACGAAGCTGTAAGTCCACAAGTTTTATACATTAGAATTGAAGATGGTGAATGTGTTGAAAATACTGAGATTACCCTATTAGTAAACCCAATACTATTATTTGAACCTGTTGAACCTATACCCTATTGTGATACCGACGATGATGGTATTACCAGTATAGACCTAGCCTCTTTAGATGATATTGTTACTGGTGGAAATACTAATTTTACAGTTACTTATTTTCTTGATGAAACGGATGCCGAAAACAATAATATGGCAAATCAATTACCTCCTTTTTATACCAATACCAGTTCAATAGAAACACTTTATGCACGCTTAGAAAGTATAAATTCTGGTTGTTCTTCTGTAAATCCATTTCAAATTGAAATATTTGTAGCGCCAGCAGCAACACAACCATCAGATATAGTTGTTTGTGATAATGACCAAGATGGATTTTCTATAGTAAACCTTAATGATAAAATTTCAGAAATTGTATCAAGTACTACCGGTTTAGATATAGACTTCTTCACTTCTTTTGAAGATGCAGATAATGATACTAATTTTATTCCTATTAACGAAAGAGATACATATAATACGGATACCCAAACTATTTATGTGCGTGTAGAAGATAATGTAAGTGATACTAATTGTTATGCTATTGTTTCTTTTGAAGCTATAATTAATACATTACCTATTATAGCTAACGATATTAGATTTCAAGTTTGTGAACCTAATGGAAATAGTACAGCAGATTTTATATTACCAGAAATTGACCTAGTAATTCTAGATGGACAAACAGGAAAAGAAGTATTTTATTTCGAAAATGAAATTGATGCTACAAATGGAAATTTAGCAAATGCTATACCTAAAGATACACCTTTTAATTCGGGCACTAGAACCATATATGTTAGAGTAGAAAATATTACTGATAGTACATGTTACAGCACAAGTTCAATTATTATAGAAGTTGCACCAGAACCCATTTACGATCCAATTATAGATTATTTGGTTTGTGATGATGATAGTAATGATGGTAGAAATGAATTCAATTTGGATGAAAAAGCTGCTGAAATACAACAAACTTCACCAGATGTTTTAAATATTTCATTTCATTTAAATTATGATCAAGCAGATAGTGGTTCAAGCCCGTTACCTTCAACCTATACTAATGTTACTAATCCGCAAAGTTTATATATAAGAATTGAAAGTGATGACTCATTATGTCATGTTGTAGAAGAGTTAGGTATAAATATTATAGCAACACCTGATGTTACTGAAGTATCAGCACCTTTAATTAATTGTGATGCAAATTATAACGGTATTACAGATTTTGATTTAACTACTGCAGATTTTCAAATCTTGGATAGAGTTCAAAGTAATTTGATTATTAATTATTTTGAAAACCTAACCGATATTAACTCTAATGATGGTCTGGATAACACAAATGAAATAATTGATCCTTCAAATTTTGATTCAGAATCTCAAACAGTTTACATAAAAGTGGCTAATACTTTAACAGGTTGTTATACTGTTTTAGATTTAGAACTTATAGTCAACTTACCTCCACCAATTAATACTATTGGAACCATTAATATTTGTGATAATGATACGGATACTTATGACTTGTCTTTAATTAACTCAATGATTGTAGATGATAATTCGGTTGTAAATATATCTTATCATGACTTATTTGCAAATGCAGAAAGTGGTACAGACCCTCTAAATAATACTTTTAATTACACTTCTAATAATCACACAATATTTATTAGAGTTTCTGATGTTTCAACAGGTTGTCATATCACATCTTCTTTCAATTTACAAATCAATGAAAACCCTACTCCACTTACACCTCCAGATTTAGTTGATTGTGATGATGATTTTGATGGTTTTTTAGAATTCAACTTATCTGAGCAAGATTCTGATATTTTAGGGACATTAAATCCTTCAGATTATCATGTTAGGTATTTTAACAACATTAACGATGCCGAAACTGGAGAAAATGCGTTACCTAATTTTTATCCTGCTATTAACGAAGAAATTATTTATGCCAGATTAGAAAATAACGACACTGGTTGTTATGGTACAACGCAATTTACAACTTACGTAAACCCTTTACCTGTAATTCCTATATATGATGTGGTTCCTATGTGCATCAATAGATTACCTTTAATTATTGACGCCTACACGGGCAACCCTGACGATACTTATTTGTGGTCAACTGGTGAGACAACATCTCAAATCCAGTTAAATGACCCAAGTCAAATTGGTGACTATAGTGTAATAGTTACCACACCAAATGTTGGAGCTAATGATTGTCCGTTTACAAAAGAATTTAGTGTTGTTGAGTCTGAAGATGCTAATATAAACTTTACCACAACTGTAGATTTTGCAGACCCAAATAGTATTACTGTTGATGTTAGCGGAATTGGTGACTACGTTTATATTTTAGATGATGGTGAACCCCAAATCTCAAATGTTTTTGATAACGTAACTTTTGGAATACATCTTGTTACCATAAGAGATTTAAATGGCTGTAATGATGTAACAACCGAAGTAGTTGTGATTGATACTCCTAAATTTTTTACTCCTAATAACGATAGTGTTTTTGATACTTGGCACATAGTTGGTATAACCGAAATACCAGGAACTGTTGTTTACATTTATAATAGATACGGAAAACTTCTTAAAACCCTACCTCACACAGCCTTAGGATGGGATGGGACGTTTAATGGACAGAATATGCCTGCAGATGATTATTGGTTTGTTGCAAGTGTTTTACAAAATGGTGAAAATTTTGAAGTAAAAGGACACTTTGCTTTAAAACGATAA